A region of the Leucobacter komagatae genome:
GGCATCCCACTCACGCAGCTCGCCCAAGCGCAGCAGCTGGTCAAAGATCTCTGACTTCGACGCCTCGTCGACCTTTGTCAGGATCGCGACCTTTTTCGCGCGCGGAAAGTCGTTCAGCCGGTCATTGATGAAGCGGTCGCCGGGACCGAGCTTCTCGTTCGCCGGAACGCAAAACCCGATCACATCGACGTCACCGAGCATCGACTCCACGAGCGCGTTGAGTCGCTCCCCGAGCAGTGTCCTCGGCCGGTGAATGCCGGGGGTGTCGACGATGATGAGCTGTCCGTCGGGCCGGTGCGCGATACCGCGGATGGCGCGGCGGGTGGTCTGCGGCTTCGGGCTCGTGATGGCGATCTTTTCGCCGACGAGCGCGTTCGTGAGCGTCGACTTGCCGACGTTCGGCCGGCCGACGAAGGAGACGAAGCCCGCCCGGAACTCTTCGCCCGCAGGCATTGTGTTTTCGCTCGCTTCGCCCGCGGGCAGCGGGGTGGTGCTATCGGGTTCGTTCATGCCGTTTCCTCAGTCTTGTCTTCCGCGGACTCCGCGGGTTCGTGAATGGCGCGGGCGCGCGCCGTAATCAATCGTTTGCGCCGGCGCTCAGTCTCGAGCGCTTCAAGTTCGATGCCCTCACCCGTGACTCGGTCGCCGACCTCGGGGAGTCTCCCGAGCCACTTGGCGAAAAGCCCGCCGACGGTGTCAACGTCTTCGTCATCAAGTTCGAGTTCGAACAGCTCCCCCAGATCATCGATGGGCAGCATCGCGCTCACCAGGAACAGGCCGGGAGCCTCTTCAACGACCTCGGGCGCTTCACGGTCGTGCTCGTCGCTGATATCGCCGAGCACCTCTTCGATCAGGTCTTCGAGTGTCACGAGCCCCGAGATGCCGCCGTACTCGTCGACGACCAGGGCGAGGTGATTCGATTCCTGCTGCATCCGGCGCAACAGCCTGTCAGCCCGCTGCACCTCGGGCACGAACATCGCGGGCTTCATGATGCGCGTGACGGGCGACTCCTCCGCCTCATCGGGCCGTCGTAGCACGAACCCGCTCGCGTCTCGGAGGTACATGACCCCGAGCACCTCGTCGACGTCGTCGCCAATCACCGGGACCCGCGAGTGGCGAGAGTTCAAGAGCAGCTCAAGCCCATCGCGGATCGAGACGTCGGAGTCGACAGTCACCATGTCGGTGCGCGGAACCATCACCTCTCGCACGAGCGTGTCGCCGAACTCGACGATCGAGTGGATGTAGTCGCGATCCCCCTCCTCAAGCAGGGCGAGCTCGGTCGCGTGGTCCACCATCGAGAGGAGCTGCTGCTCATCGCGTACGCGACCGCGCCCGAGCGCCACGCGCTCCGCGATGCGCCGCACGGCGGCGCTCACCCGCTCAAACAGCGGAGGCAGGTCGTCGTCGCTCACAGAGCTCACCGTTCTCGCGTGCTAAACGCGAGCACCAGGTCGCGCTGCATCCCGAACATCTCGGCTTCCTCATCGGGAGTTCCGTGGTCGAAGCCCAGCAGGTGCAGCATGCCGTGGGTGACGAGCACCGTCAGCTCCTGTTCCAGCGAGTGCCCGGCGTTCTCCGCTTGCACCTGCGCGACCTGCGGGCAGACGACAATATCACCGAGCAGCCCGGCGGGCGAGGGCGCGTCGGGGCGGCCGGGGCGCAGTTCGTCCATCGGGAAGCTGAGCACGTCGGTCGCACCGGGCTCGTCCATCCACTGCACGTGGAGCTGCTCGATCGCTGCTTCGTCCACAAACATCAGGCTCAGTTCGGTGTCGGGGTGCACGAACATCGACTCGAGCACAAAGCTCACGAGCCGCTGCAGCCGGTCTTCGCCGACGGCGACCCCTGATTCGTTGTTGATCTCGACGCTCATCGGTCGCGCTTCCCTTCGATGTGATCGTGGCGGCTCGATCGCGCGCCCGGTGCGGCATCTCCAACTGACGTATCGCCAACTGCTGTACCGCTAACTGCTGTATCTGCTGAGCCGTTCCTCTCCGCGGCCTGCCGCTCGTCAAACGCGGCGTACGCGTCAACGATGCGGCCAACGAGGCTGTGGCGGACGATGTCGTCGGCCGTGAGCTCGGCGAAGTGAATGTCTTCCACACTGCGAAGGATCTTACTCACCACGCGCAGCCCGCTCTGCTTCACCGGCAGATCGACCTGGGTCATGTCGCCGGTCACCACCATTTTCGAGCCGTAGCCGAGCCTGGTGAGGAACATTTTCATCTGCTCGGGCGTGGTGTTCTGTGCCTCGTCGAGCACGACGAACGCCTCGTTGAGCGTGCGTCCGCGCATGTACGCGAGCGGCGCGACCTCGATCGTGCCGTTCGCGAGCAGCTTGGGCACGAGATCCTGATCCATCATCGACCCGACCGCGTCAAACAGCGGCCTGAGGTAGGGGTCAATCTTGTCTTCGAGGCTGCCCGGCAGGTAGCCCAGGCGCTCGCCCGCTTCAACGGCGGGGCGCGTCAGCACGATCTTCGAGACCTCGCGGCGCTGCAGCGCCTGCACGGCCTTCGCCATCGCGAGGTAGGTCTTGCCGGTGCCGGCGGGGCCCAGGCCGAACACGATCGTGTTCTTGTCGATCGCGTCAACGTACTCGCGCTGGCCCTGCGTCTGAGGGCGAACCGAGTTGCCGCGCACGGTGAGGATCGGCTCGCTCAGCGTGATCGCGGCTCGCGGGCCGTCACCGTCGCGCACCATGCGTGCGATCGAGCGGACGTCGGTGCTCGAGACAGCGCCGCTGCGCCGCGCGAGTTCGAGGATCTCGCGGACGAGCTGCTCCGCCGCGCGGACCGCGCTCGTCTCGCCACGAATCGAGAGGACGTCGTTGCGCGCGTTGAACTGCACGCTCGGGTGCTGCGCTTCGAGGTCAGCGAGCAGCTGGTCGCGATGGCCGAGGAACGAGGCGAGTTCGACACCGGTGAGCGTCACCGTGCGCTCGAGCTGCGGCTCGGGTCGCTGACCGGCCGGCGTCTCACCCCCGGTGGCGGGGTCCGTCGCGGCCCCGGCACCTGACGAGTCTGGTTCAGAACCCAAGGAGGGATCGCTCCTCAAGATTCGCGATGATGTGCGCGTGGACGTGGAACACCGTCTGACCCGCCGAGGCACCGTTGTTGAAGATGAGCCGGTACTCGCCGTTCGCGTGCTCTTCGGCGAGCTGCTTCGCGACCGAGACCATCTCGGCGAGCAGTTCGGGGTCGCCAGCGGCAAGCTCGGTCACGTCGCGGTACTCCGTGGTCTTCGGAATCACGAGGATGTGAACGGGCGCCTGCGGGTTGATGTCGGGGAACGCGATCACGCGCTCCGTCTCTGCGAGGAGCTTCGCGGGGATCTCACCCGAGACGATTTTGCCAAATACTGTCTCTTCAGCCATACGCCCAGTCTACTGTCACACTCGCGCTGCCGCCGGGAACGTTCCAGTCACCAGCGGCCGAGCGCGGCGTTCAGCACGGCAATCGCGGCGGGCCCGGCCGACGACGTCCGAAGCACGTTGTTCCCGAGGAGCGCGATCTGCCGCTCCCCCGGCCCCTGCGCCGTGAGTGTCGAGAGTTCGATGTCGGTGAGCCCGCCCTCGGGGCCAACGACGAGGTACACGTCGCGCTCGTCAGGGGGGCGCCAGGCGCTGAGCCGCTCCTCGCCACGCGGGTGCAGCGCGATGACGTGACCGTCAAGCGCCGCGAGATCCGCCGTCGCCACAGGCTGAAGCACCTCCGGGATCCACCCGCGCATCGACTGCTTCGAAGCCTCGCGGGCGATCCGCGACCACTTGGCGACGCCCTTCTCGGCCTTCTCGCCGACCCACCTCGACACGGAGCGCTCGGCCTGCCAGGGAACGATCGCGTCAACACCAAACTCGGTAGCCTGCTCGACGGCACGCTCGTCGCGGTCGCCCTTCGCGAGGGCCTGCACGAGCACCAGCCTGCGGGCGGGAGCCGGAACCTCCTCGACACGCTCGACCGCGACGGTAAAGCTGTCGCGGCCCAGCTCAGTCACCGCCCCGAAAGCACGCAGCCCGCGACCGTTTCCAACGATCGTCTGTTCGCCCAGGCGCAGCCGGCTCACGCGCACGGCGTGCCTACCCTCGTCACCGGAGACGGTGATCAGCCCGCCGGGCTCGGTGTCCGCGAGCGACTCGTCGAAGTACAGGTTCGCCACGGTTATCCGAAGAAACGATCGCGCAGCTTGCCGAAGAAGCTCTGCTTGAACTCACCGAAGTGCGGCGGCTCCTCCTTGCGGAGCTTCGCGAGCTGCTCGACGAGCGACTTCTCCTTGTGCGACAGCTTCGTGGGCGTCGCCACCTGCATCGCAATCTTGAGGTCACCGCGGGTCGTCGAGCGAAGCCCCTGGATGCCCCTGCCACGCACCGAAACGAGGTCGCCCGACTGCGTGCCGGCAGGGATTTCGACTTTCACGCTCCCGTCGAGCGACTCAACGTTAACCTCGGTGCCGAGG
Encoded here:
- the ybeY gene encoding rRNA maturation RNase YbeY, giving the protein MSVEINNESGVAVGEDRLQRLVSFVLESMFVHPDTELSLMFVDEAAIEQLHVQWMDEPGATDVLSFPMDELRPGRPDAPSPAGLLGDIVVCPQVAQVQAENAGHSLEQELTVLVTHGMLHLLGFDHGTPDEEAEMFGMQRDLVLAFSTRER
- a CDS encoding 16S rRNA (uracil(1498)-N(3))-methyltransferase; translation: MANLYFDESLADTEPGGLITVSGDEGRHAVRVSRLRLGEQTIVGNGRGLRAFGAVTELGRDSFTVAVERVEEVPAPARRLVLVQALAKGDRDERAVEQATEFGVDAIVPWQAERSVSRWVGEKAEKGVAKWSRIAREASKQSMRGWIPEVLQPVATADLAALDGHVIALHPRGEERLSAWRPPDERDVYLVVGPEGGLTDIELSTLTAQGPGERQIALLGNNVLRTSSAGPAAIAVLNAALGRW
- a CDS encoding hemolysin family protein produces the protein MSDDDLPPLFERVSAAVRRIAERVALGRGRVRDEQQLLSMVDHATELALLEEGDRDYIHSIVEFGDTLVREVMVPRTDMVTVDSDVSIRDGLELLLNSRHSRVPVIGDDVDEVLGVMYLRDASGFVLRRPDEAEESPVTRIMKPAMFVPEVQRADRLLRRMQQESNHLALVVDEYGGISGLVTLEDLIEEVLGDISDEHDREAPEVVEEAPGLFLVSAMLPIDDLGELFELELDDEDVDTVGGLFAKWLGRLPEVGDRVTGEGIELEALETERRRKRLITARARAIHEPAESAEDKTEETA
- a CDS encoding histidine triad nucleotide-binding protein, with the protein product MAEETVFGKIVSGEIPAKLLAETERVIAFPDINPQAPVHILVIPKTTEYRDVTELAAGDPELLAEMVSVAKQLAEEHANGEYRLIFNNGASAGQTVFHVHAHIIANLEERSLLGF
- a CDS encoding PhoH family protein → MGSEPDSSGAGAATDPATGGETPAGQRPEPQLERTVTLTGVELASFLGHRDQLLADLEAQHPSVQFNARNDVLSIRGETSAVRAAEQLVREILELARRSGAVSSTDVRSIARMVRDGDGPRAAITLSEPILTVRGNSVRPQTQGQREYVDAIDKNTIVFGLGPAGTGKTYLAMAKAVQALQRREVSKIVLTRPAVEAGERLGYLPGSLEDKIDPYLRPLFDAVGSMMDQDLVPKLLANGTIEVAPLAYMRGRTLNEAFVVLDEAQNTTPEQMKMFLTRLGYGSKMVVTGDMTQVDLPVKQSGLRVVSKILRSVEDIHFAELTADDIVRHSLVGRIVDAYAAFDERQAAERNGSADTAVSGTAVGDTSVGDAAPGARSSRHDHIEGKRDR